From Chrysiogenia bacterium:
TCTTCATGTTCGAGGGCCAGGTCACCGTGTTCAAGCCCCATGACGGGCCCTGCTACCGCTGCCTGTACCCCGAGCCGCCGCCGCCGGGCACGGTTCCCTCCTGCGCGGAGGCGGGCGTGATCGGCGTGCTCCCGGGCATCGTGGGCTGCCTGCAGGCCATGGAAGCCATCAAGCTCATCCTCGGCGAGGGCGATCCTCTGGTGGGCCGCCTGCTCAAGTTCGATGCGCTCCCCATGACGTTCAAGAACTACAAGATCCGCCGCGACCCCGCCTGCCCGGTGTGCGGCGAGAACCCCACGATCACCGAGCTCATCGACTACGAGGAGTTCTGCGGCGGCATCGGCGAAGGGTAGCTTCACTGCTCGCTTCCCATTTGTCCGACCCGAAGGCCCCTGCTCATGCGGGGGCTTTCTTTTTGCTTTGAACATTCTCCACTAGACTGGGTGCGAAGAGGCGGATCACCAATGTTTGAAATCAACTACCTGGCCATTCTGGTGGGCACAGTGCTCTACCACGGGCTCGGCGCGCTGTGGTATTCGAAGCTGCTCTTTGCCGATCGCTGGATGGAACTTGAAGGAATCAGCGCCGAGCAGATCGACGCCTCGAAGGAGCGCGGCATGGCCGTGCCGCTTGCGGGGGGATTTCTGGTCGCGCTCATCGTGACGGGCACGCTGGCGGTGCTGATCTCCCTGCTTCCCATTCAGACCGCGGCGCAGGGAATGCTGGTCACCGCGCTCATCGCGTTTGGTCCCGTGCTCGCCGCGCAGCTCCCCAACTACCTTTTCACCGACAAGCCGCTCGCCCTCTGGGGCATCAACGCGGGCTACCACTACGTGGCAACGCTGGCTGCGGGCGCGGTGATTTCTTTCTGGCGGTAGAAAGCAGCGAAGCTGCCCGATGCTCACTGAAGAACAGATCGAGAGATTTTCGCGCCACATCCTGCTCAGGGAAGTGGGCGGCGTGGGCCAGGAGAAGCTGCTGGCCTCGAAGGTGCTGCTCGTCGGCGCGGGCGGGCTGGGATCCCCGGCGGCGCTGTATCTGACGGCTGCGGGCGTGGGCACGCTGGGGCTGTGCGACTTCGACACGGTCTCGCTCTCGAACCTGCAGCGGCAGGTGCTCTACGGGACTCAGGACGTCGGCCGTCCCAAGATCGAGCGCGCGGCAGAGCGCCTTCGCGGCATCTGGCCGGAGGTGAAGCTCGACCTGATCGGCGAGCGCCTCACACCCGAGAACGCGCGGCGCCTCATTCGCGGCTACGACGTCGTCATCGAGGGCTCGGACAATTTTGAGACGAAGTTCCTTGTGAGCGACGCCTGCGTGGCCGAGAAGAAACCCGCCGTCATCGGCGGCATCCTGCGCTGGCACG
This genomic window contains:
- a CDS encoding DUF1761 domain-containing protein, which encodes MFEINYLAILVGTVLYHGLGALWYSKLLFADRWMELEGISAEQIDASKERGMAVPLAGGFLVALIVTGTLAVLISLLPIQTAAQGMLVTALIAFGPVLAAQLPNYLFTDKPLALWGINAGYHYVATLAAGAVISFWR
- a CDS encoding HesA/MoeB/ThiF family protein, encoding MLTEEQIERFSRHILLREVGGVGQEKLLASKVLLVGAGGLGSPAALYLTAAGVGTLGLCDFDTVSLSNLQRQVLYGTQDVGRPKIERAAERLRGIWPEVKLDLIGERLTPENARRLIRGYDVVIEGSDNFETKFLVSDACVAEKKPAVIGGILRWHGQILTVVPGAACYRCLFERPPPAGTAPTCAQAGVIGALAGLVGSIQAAEAIKLLLGIGEPLRSRLLTIEALGGLFREVPLGRRESCEACGEKLLNPTRNW